gctgtaactggctaacgaagcgttttcggacctatgtttatataacattttttcattatttttactagtacaatgtgctgtagaagtggggggagaacttcatgaatcaccctgtatacttatgtaggaccgagatgcctactttgGTTAAATAGTGCCttcttaagaccatttaaattcacttacctactatgtcacagtttagcttggcatattgcctcgatcaaattttatatacgttcaaTTAAGTCAAAAGtcaagtcaaaatatctttattacattatcatCAAGATAAGTATAGTGTCACATTAATAAGACATTAAAAGATCTTAAAGTTAAGGCGTCAAGAATTACAACAgtcaaaaaattcatttaaagtaCAAAAGGGCCGATCTTGTAGCCAGTTCTTCAGGTCTCTTCTAAAGAGCCGCTTGTCGCTTTCCTTCAGCTCTGGCAGGGCGTTCCACATCTTGGCACTGATGTAGCTTGTCTTCTTTTCAGTGGAGCTGAGTTTGTGCACAGGTAGGCAGTAGTTGTTGGCATGTCTGGTGttgtacagatgaaataattagtctgggcgcGCGGGCCGGTCGGTCGGTGGTAGGCTTAGGCGCGGGGGGGAAGAGGGGTGTGTGAATCGGTCATTCCTGAAAACATCACTCCCGCGCCACGGTGGCGGACTTCAATGTCGGGCCATCCGGAAGGGCTTGGCTGACTTGTGACTCATCTTTCCCTCCAGCAAACCTTCcctccaaacaatataataccagtgtgacatctgttgtcatagagtgagcatcgtttaaacttcagtattaacagtgagttgttctaagctgtgtgtatttactgtgtgcagttaactgtgaataattattacgttttttataattattagtgttttttgtattgtgttattttgttttagtaagaagcTTATTTCATAAGCAATATGTGTGACCGCGTGAAATCAAAACTGAAGGGTAGAGTTTTGCACAGTGTCGTGTGGTATTGAATAAAACAACTACGAAATGATATtctgtttttcaatatttaatttcgattaaaataattttgactgtcCAATAAGagaaactaaataataagtataagTGGTAAaggaatgtaatataaattaatttgttctttgcgaaaaacaaataaaactactaaacaaaaatttaaaaaaaagaggcAACTAGAACGTGCACACAGCATGATTTAAAGCCAATGCTTTAGAACATTACACTCGTATTACTTTCTTAAATGTTTTCTTAAGTCGTGAAATTgtcagtaatgtatatacattcatgaaaaaggaggctgatgaaaaaactttaagtattCCCTTGGCAAAGGCCCGTGTCCGAACAGCAGTAGCTACAGGCGTCCTCAGAACgtgaaatctcaagaattaattAAAGAGCTTTACAAATTTAACCGTTAATAATGACAATGGTGAAAGTAGCTTTCTCaccccaaacaaattgaaaaggaatCGTAAAAAAGTCTATTACAGGATTGGATGACTTTGACAAAGCTCTGATAAGGCGAGTTGTGTACGAGTTCCATCTTCTAAAAAACAAGCTACCAACTGTATCTTTGTTACATGAAGAATTGAAACAGCGGATCGACTTTAAAGGatcaaaatcaagcctcaacaacattcttaaagaacTTGGTTTTCGATGGAGAAGGACACAAAATAACCGCAAGCTTTTGATCGAGActaatgaaataagagaaaaaagaatTTCGTATTTAAGAGCACAAAAACGTTACAGAGATGAAGGACGTGAAATTATATACTTAGACGAGTCTTATATACTGACAAGTCATGTGTCAAGTTCATCGTTGGTCTGACGAATCAACTAAAGGAATGCGTGTTCCCATTTCGAAAGGGGAACGGTTAATCATGATACACGCAGGAAGTGAGCTGGTTTTGTTCCCAATGCATTGACAATGTGGAAGGCATCGAGTCATTCGGGTGATTACCACGATAACGTGAATATGGAATCAATGATGAAATGGGATGAAGAGAAAAAACTTCTGCCTAAAATACCACCAAGATcagttattgttgttgataaCGCACCCTATCACAATGTACAAAAAGACAAAgcacctacttcaaaaagtaagaaaACAATTGATGAAAGATTGGCTTTCTAAACATCAAATACCTTTTTCGGATGATTTGCTAGTCCCGGAGCTGTACAGGGTTATTCTCCTAAATAAACCGAGATTTGTTAGGTATGAGCTTGATGAACTAGTGACCAGCAGTGGAGGACATGTTGTGCTTCGGCTCCCACCATACCACCCGGACTTAAACCCTATTGAACTCATTTGGGCTGAAGTGAAAAAACTACGTAGCCAGTAGAAATATTCAGTGCAGTTTTCAAGTATTAAGTCTTTAGcggaagaaaagttttcactTATAGGTGCAGAGGAATGGGCCAGAAAGTGCGAACacgtgaaaaaaattgaaaatgattatgcTTCAGCTGAGCCCCAAATCGACAATCTCGTGGAATCAATGATCATTTCACTCGCCAGCAGTGACAGTGAAAGCAGTGAAAACGCGCCAGATGACTTGAGCGGCATTGAAGACTTGGGTGATTTGAGCGGCATTGAAGATTTGGATTGAAGCGTATGTattaactttgtacatattttttattattatttattaacatgttttaaattacttctgtcattaaaaaactgtggagaatgttgaatacaacactgttctgttctattctattatgtaaggatctagcttttatatttaagccatttaaagacagtttaagatttaaaatgttaaaactgaacttttatccttattttatccTAGAAAAATATATTGGGTGAGGTTTTATAGGTAAGCCCAAAATGTCATTGCTTTCACGCTAAAAGAACTGAAGACCGTTACTGAGACTGAGAGGAGCTCGCGCgccgagtgtttataaatattaagataacgctTAATTTCCCCCGGAATGAGGGGTcgtagaaaaaggttttttagacaaaaaatgcagtttaatcgatattctaaaacttttccacgggaagtttgatactgacagaataataaaaaaacttcctcgcagagcggaaaatttcatgtcataaaattaaccaaactaaaactgtacttgtttttactaatttagacattattattttagaattgacatttttttatacgtattggttggaaagacaagaatgtgttctttaatttgatataacttttattacgataaagtaatGGCAAAATGCTCATTTCATGTGTTAAATGGAATGAGTTTTGTGAAACGTTGCGAGTGACAGCGAAATAGAACCTCAACCGAGCCGAACCTTAGTTGAACGGCTAGTAGTGCCAGAGCCGCgagcccagactaattatttcatctgtactGGTGGAATTGTGATCCACTTCTAGCGGATTCCGGTTCCTTGATGTGGACATGGGTTATTGCCTCCAGGATGTACAAGTTGATCACTGTAAGAATCCTCAGTTCTTGGAAGGCTGTTCTACAGGATTCTCTGAATTGTAGATTATACAGGATTCTAATGACCCGTTTTTGGAGGATAAGAATGCGCTGCATGTTCCCTGCTGTAGTGCTGCCCCTTACATAAGATATCCCCTTATCTAAGATGTGGTTCAAATAGAGCATGATAAGCTGTTTTTGTGGTTGTCATATCacttacatttttcattcttcttATAACAAACAGTCCTGTACTTAATTTATTGCAGAGAGTATCTATATGAGCCGTCCATGAGAGTTTGTCATCAAGAGTTATACCAAAGTATTCTGTGGTTGTGACTTCTTCCAGTTCAGGTAGTCTTCCGGTTTTCTTGCTTTGCTTACCCAGCATTAGCTGCTTAGTTTTACTTTTGTTGACAACAAGGTCATTGTTGTGACAGTATTGTATTGCCATGTTTAGGGCAACAAAGCTGTCTACTTCAAGTTGGTCAGCTCTTGGTCTACCAAGCAGCAATACTGAGTCATCGGCATACATTAGCGTTTCACTGTAGTCTTGCATGTACCTGGGGAAGTCGTTTGTGAAAAGTATAAAAAGGACAGGTCCTAAGAccgatccttgagggactcctcgAGTAATTGGCTTTGGTTTAGAGCTAACTGCTTCTATTTTGCCATCTACTAAATGTGTAATTTCAACCAGTTGGCTTCGGTTGGTTAGGTAACTGAAGAACCAGGCTTTTGCATTCCCTTGTATTCCTAGAGTGGCTAATTTCTTTAATAGGTAGTCATGATCCAGGCAGGCAAAAGCTTTACTGTAGTCTAAGAGTACAGCAGTAGATGTATTTCCTTCTTCTAGTTGATCTAGAAGAAAATCTACTAGGCTTATCAGTGCTGTGCTCGTTGATTTTCCAGCCAGGAAACCATGTTGATTGTGTGTTAACAGTTTATTAAGTGAGAGGTGTTCAAACAGTctgattaaaactattttttcaattattttagaaaaaagtagGTATTAGCGAAATGGAACGGTAGTTGGCTGCTTGGTTTGCGGAGCCTTTTTTGAATTTGGGATAAACTTTAGCTATTTTGAGTGCTGAGGGAAAGGTTCCTGAGCTGAAAGACTTATTTGTAATGTCTATAAGGGGATGTATCAGTTCATCCTCACAAAACTTGAATAGTTTAGAGGATATATCGTCATACCCCGCTGAAGTTTTAGGTTGcagtgatttaataattttagacatTTCTTGTATAAAAGTTGGTGTTAATACAAGATTTGGAGGAACTGTGTTAAGAACTGGTAAAGTTAGTTGTCTTTTAACATTTCCATTGCTTTTTATTGTTTCTTCAGCAACAGTGgtgaaatattgatttaaatggTCTGCTATCTCTAATGGGTTTGTTTTTTCCTGCCCTTGAACTTCGTCTAGTTAGATGGTTTGTCTCTTCTTTGGGTTTTCTTTCAGAGTTTATTATATTCcagatagtttttttatttattactggaTTCTGCaattttagatgtatttatttgttttcttatttgtcGTAGTTGCAAATCacattccttttttaaatttgatgctATTCTCTTGTGTTCTTCCATACCGCTTGCGAGGTATGTGTTTTgggctctttgaaactgagtttTTAGTTCTATTGCAGTGGGGTTAGTAATAGCATGGTTGGTTTTTCTTTTATGCCTTGCATTTATTAGGGGACATGTTTGATTTAGTGCTTGCTGAATCAGGGTATAAAATTTAGCATATGCATTATTTGTGTATATTGTACTGTATACTTCAGTCCAGTCTTCTTGTTTcaatagctgttttaatttaagtaGGTTTCTATAATTAGTGTGTCTTTTTTTGTTGTCAGTGTTGTAGGTGGGTCTGTGTCTCTAACAATCCTGCACATCTGACCTGTGTGGTCGGATATGCATGTGTCTAGAACTTCAATATCCAATTCACTTGGCAACAGGTTGGTGCAGACACAGTATATTGATGTTTGAGACATTGGTATTATTCTGCTTGGTGGGAGATCGACTCTATACATGTTATGGCCACTAAGTGTGTCTCTCAGCTGGAGGTAGTCGTTCCTTCTAGCAAGGCAGTCTATATTTATATCCCCAATGAGTATAGTGGAGTATTTTTCAGCAGAGATTCTTTCAAGGACATCATTGATTACTTCTAGTCCTGCCTCTAGATTTCCTTGTGTTCTATGAATTCctcttaaaaaaagtattgatttttttaaggtaACTTTTAATGCGGCCACTTCACAAGTCATTTCAATGCAAAGCTCTTTTAAGTTAACTGTTTCAGTTTTAGCTGTTAACGAATTTATTGTGTAGATTGCGACACCTCCCTTTGTATGAGTTTCACAACAGAAAGATGCTTTCAGAGTGTAGCCAATGAGCCTGGTGTTGTTAAGAGTATCCTTTTTTGTCCTTGTTCTGTGAGAACTACTAAATAAGGTTTTAGTATGTTTAACTGTGCATTAAGCATCTCAATTTTATTGGCCATCCGGTTTGTGTTTTAGTGAAACAGTGTCAATGGATTTCTTTGATCTTTCCATTTCTGTATTTGTTCATTTTTCTGTGGAGATGGGCTAAAATACTATTGTTTGTTTGGGAGTTTTGAGTTGGTGTTTGTATGGGTAACTCGGTTACTGAAAGGTTAGGGTATATGTTTTATAGTGTTCAATATTGTTATCGAAAAAATCTACTATTGTTTCTGTTTCCCTTCTTATCCTAGCATGTTCTGGTGGGAGTCTACAGGTTTTAAGCGGCTGGCTAATTGTCACTGTAGCGATTTCTTTAAGGGGTGATTCTTCTTTTCCTTTAGAGCTGGAAATATAACTCGTAGTAGCTTCTTTTTTCTTTTGAACTTGAGCGAGACACTGTAGatgtttttttgttgtatttgaCTTTTTTTACAGTCAGTGTTTAATATAGGTATCTTCTTCTGAGATTCAGGCGTTaagataatagttttttgttgGCTGGCTTCAGGGTGCCacattttataacagtatttaatgcataagatgattttaattcgtcactggcgcaatctggagtaaaatttatatattaatgttttatttactacagtagaacccctcatatccggccaccacgggaccgagcccctggccggataacgattcggccggataaaccaacctacagtacacagcacttgacgaaacaaaacaattgtactgtactgtactaaccgcactggaaataatcaacgaactgtttacaggttaaacctattagctcaactgaggacaacacaggaaaatgtaaacaaatagatacaccaaaataacgcaagagtcgtgggagactagtgcgtgcaactgcgcgtctgcaagccgtggtaaataaatttcgatattgtcttccgggaagtggccggataaaccgaggtgcggtaaaaccgaggccagatatgaggggttctactgtatctgcattacactaccgatcaagcactgtttacttattattgataaaattcaaatgtaaacagatgtttcataAAGTTtctcgaactatagctgtcaacagctgtcaaaatacgtttcgttcttatcataacattcgaatgtaaacaaactttttttcaatttgaattcgactttatttggtgaaatgaatgtgttatgggtggtaaaaagcactctaaatgttaattcagaccaaaagctatacctgttccaaatttcagcacaatccgtataacagtttcagcgtgattcgaggacaaacatccaaacattcaaactttcgcatttataatattagtgggactAAATTGAATAATACAAGGACAAATATATATCATGTAAGCAGTGCGTGTCTCAATTGACATCGTTTTCAATTatgcaattaaattataaaaggaaataacacaatgcaatgtaaattgtcatttattggttaaaaatacaaatacaaataagataaaataaacttattgctCTTGCAACCAATAATAAAAGTTCACCTTTGCAGTAGGTTGTAGGTGCACTTTGGTATATATGAGCTAAAGTGATAAATCAGTATACATGTTAACTGCATAGTAATACTTacataaatgtatacttataatacttaatattcttTGGCTTATTTCTAtagtaaaatatcaatacaagtatacaacaatatttgatttgtttatgtttgtaatcACATACTCTAGTAAATACTgtgggaaaatatattttatgttatttggtTATTAAAAGCCTTATACCATCTTaggttattttaaacattgtgtgTTTAAGAGTATTTGTTCTAATGCCTGAATAATGGTGGTGATAGATACTACAACCtgaaatatagtgtaatttttaGGAgctaataatgtaaaatgtgttaaaaatatcataaatgcactaacacaaatttattaaggCACATTATTGTACAATATGGGAGCTAGTAATGCAAAATGCATGTTAAAAGATTAAAGATGcattaacacaaatttattaaggCACATTATTGTACAATGTGGATATTGtactaaaatagataaaaatgacATTATTTGTATGCAGTGTCATAcgtttaacaatatataatattcttaaaacttaaataaaagaataacagcCTTTTGAggaacatatttttcaattatattctaGGCAGAAGTTATATTTGCCCAGCTATTAGTAATTATTAGGATAACAGTTACTTATCCAAAACAATATTAGCAATGAAACTTTCAAGTTCCAAAAAAGAAACCATAGATAATAgatatcttatatttaaatatacgtaCAAAAGTAACAACATAGTTATAAAACACAGCGATTATCAACTTGTTAAAAACAAATCTTATGAAAAATTGTAgactaatacttcaaaaaatatCTGACAAAACTATTACTAAGgcacttattaaaatataaaatattgattgatttcGTGGGAAATCAGAGAGAATACTAGATAAAATAAGAGAATATGGAGACTAAAATGAGCTGTTCAATCAAAGATGTCCTACAGCATATATTactctttttcagaataattgcTTAATGTGTATGTTGTAGAGCAAGTGATCTACAAAGGTTTTTTAATTATCTCCGTGGAGTAGTGCACTCCACTATGGAACTGGTTGAAGGAGAGAGCTATTTTTTTGGGTAGGTGGAAGGACTCTTTGTCTTTGAACAGACTGTAGAAGTCGAAGGCATCGCTGTGGACCGGAATGGTGCTAGAATAGTTGGTCTCAGGTGTGTGAAAGGTGACCATCACAGCAAACTTCTCTTTCGGTTTCTCAAGCGGTACGTATTGGTAGAACTGTACCAGCCTGCCCGCCCGAACACGGACATGCTGCCAGAAGATGTTGTTGTAAGCGATGATCACACACAGACCCTCCCTGTTCATCTTGGTATTGAAGGACATCAATATTTTAGATTCGGAGGCGGTGCGAACCAGATCCTTGGCGTGGACACTCTCCAGATGTTCCAGTAGCTTCCCTGCAACACCTCTCCACCCACACTGAGGTATACGACATTCTGTTTGGCGATAGCGGCAGAATGTCTCGTGATCATTGTCATTGACCAACACAAGACTCTCGCAACctttacaacaaaaaaacaagtACGTGTTGTTAAAATTTTCTCACAAAACAAACTACTAGTATTACtagtttaattttttccttatCCTTAGAATGATAGTATTAGTTATGGTAAGTCAGTAAACAGAATTTCTtcttaaaactatacaatatattaatgtcttcaattatttcaaaaatgtttaagttgAATTATTAAACACTGAACTATGTtgcattttggaaatatttcgtcctaggaaatattataatttgatcTATCAAAGGCAATTTGTTTTTTGATCAGATATGATTACTTTTGCTAATGAAATTGAGGTTTTTAAAGGAATTTCAAAATTGGAAAAAGTTTGTCTTTGGAAATCtacattaacccattgcggatcgtgaaaacggcgcgcgcgcgggccttagagtacgaattaatccgtattacaacgcagcacccgcagtgtttgcacgcctacctgcctgcttagcgcgctcgctaattagGCCAgcgtatataattatacatgttttgtttgtttatgttgttatttatgttatataagcattatacagatcatattagacaagtatattatactagaacaaatgtaaaaatacaggtacataacatttttacttacgtTTTTTGCGTGTTGTAGCTGCTTGATATAGGACGGATCAAacgttttacacaataaaaaaatgttgtaataaaactgtcacttcaagaaacaactaatctaatatttacaaaatattgagacTGTCTTTGTCTTAGTAGTGGATTTTGGTGTGATAGTCACGGAAACAATTATACGCGTGATAGAAtcgtctccatcctcaataacactatcgatatcactttcatcacttccactttctaataatagtctatctaattcagatgatcgtaaattatcacccattttatttacgtacacgcacacgaggcaaaggaaaatcgaacgccacgactgtacgactcagacaaacaatttgtcgcaaataaaaacgttattgaccgataacgaggggagtaaGTATTTATGGACAGgtaccagagataagataggaagccagtGCAGGAAAACGGACTATAAATAATCTCCGAGacttataacagcgataagcgttcaaaacaaatgagtcatccgtaccacgtcatccgcgtgagggtcacgtcattgtgcttttggtccacgcctcgctccgcgtcaccctcacgtcgttgatccgcaatgggttaaccctttgagtgtcaCACAGTCATATATTTTTGCCAACAtctattttaaaatggtttgtttttatttctcaGTCTTTCTATGTTTTGATGTGACAAACACTTGTATTTCCAATAATCTTTAACATTCTGCAATGtttgataaaagtaaaataaaaaagaacaaataacCTCTAATGGTGTGTgggtgtgtctgtgtgtgtgttggattttaaatttttcataattttgtatttgctgACATGTGTTTCAGCAATCATGCCATGTCACGGTTGCAAAATTATACATATCGTTGAACATTATATCCTCacaacaaactataaacaaataaaaataataacacatatgGTGATGATAATATCTAATGAACTCTTATGTTAGTAAAGTCTACGTTAGGATTActttcttagttttaaaatttgttcaaatattggATTTTTTGTATCgacttgtattgtatttaatatatatgttaattcaatctcttttataatttaaatatattatatagaatataattttctccCTTTTTCTTATATTCTATAATTTCCAGCTTTTCTTTCATACTTTTATAACTACAACATGTTTGTAAGAGATGTTTAAAACCACCTTCATATACTGGTTATGTTGATTCATTTCTAagtcttgtatatattttctttaaatagtaACTTGAAATTTAAACAGGTCTggctaatataataatttgacaATCACtgcaattaattttacaaattccaGAATTTTCATAAGAAtcattttgttttttggtttactttaactgtttattaataAGATCAAACCCGTTATGTCTTGATCTATAGCTTAATTGTagatttttcaaatgtttttcttgttgctttatttaaaatagtgcTAAAAGGTAGACAAATATATcctttttcttgtttgttttcattaccatttaagtttttattggttttagCCATAGAtcatttcacatatatttttttcaattgttttggtACTGTATACATTTTCTATtgccaagtttataattattttcttttcattttcaaaattagatatattcattgaaaattttgttttgatctgTTTACCATTTAGTTAAATTCTGGTATTTTATG
This genomic stretch from Homalodisca vitripennis isolate AUS2020 chromosome 6, UT_GWSS_2.1, whole genome shotgun sequence harbors:
- the LOC124365014 gene encoding uncharacterized protein LOC124365014 encodes the protein MSYGKVKNKLKDKTTPINKPTSAETEQNMVEKVKDETTPTSKPASAVNIEYNCTELFEALKYIHSAAECYSCHKPLRSARVCLNGHGICLACKTRSNRMCPICKVSVTDIKPVMLDQIIKRLPRICKFFQKGCESLVLVNDNDHETFCRYRQTECRIPQCGWRGVAGKLLEHLESVHAKDLVRTASESKILMSFNTKMNREGLCVIIAYNNIFWQHVRVRAGRLVQFYQYVPLEKPKEKFAVMVTFHTPETNYSSTIPVHSDAFDFYSLFKDKESFHLPKKIALSFNQFHSGVHYSTEIIKKPL